Proteins from a single region of Runella sp. SP2:
- the atpC gene encoding ATP synthase F1 subunit epsilon, with translation MTLEIITPDKKVFSGEATAVTFPGTEGQFQILNNHAALVSTLGKGSIIIEGNGKETFTVDGGVVEVLNNKVLVLAEAIL, from the coding sequence ATGACATTAGAAATCATCACTCCCGACAAAAAAGTCTTTTCAGGTGAGGCTACTGCGGTAACATTTCCTGGTACGGAAGGTCAGTTTCAAATTTTGAACAACCACGCCGCCCTTGTAAGTACACTTGGAAAAGGCAGTATCATCATTGAAGGTAACGGCAAAGAAACCTTTACCGTAGATGGTGGTGTGGTAGAAGTATTAAACAATAAAGTATTGGTGTTGGCGGAAGCAATTTTGTAA
- the atpD gene encoding F0F1 ATP synthase subunit beta yields the protein MANTTSIGKVTQVIGPVVDVSFEGEGNRLPAILDALAVTKPNGQTVVLECQQHLGEDRVRTIAMDSTEGIQRGMEVTNMGGPILMPIGDDIKGRLFNVVGDPIDGLKPVDKSNGLSIHRAAPKFEDLATATEVLYTGIKVIDLLAPYVKGGKIGLFGGAGVGKTVLIQELINNIAKAYAGLSVFAGVGERTREGNDLMREMIEAGIMKYGEGFKHSMEEGGWDLSKVDYDVLKDSQATFVFGQMNEPPGARARVALSGLTIAEYFRDGDGTGQGRDILFFIDNIFRFTQAGSEVSALLGRMPSAVGYQPTLATEMGAMQERITSTKRGSITSVQAVYVPADDLTDPAPATTFAHLDATTVLSRKIAELGIYPAVDPLDSTSRILSAETLGDAHYNCAQRVKQILQRYKELQDIIAILGMEELSEEDKQTVNRARRVQRFLSQPFFVAEQFTGLKGVLVDINDTIKGFNQIIDGAYDHLPESAFNLVGTIEDAIEKGERLLKEAAGK from the coding sequence ATGGCAAACACAACAAGCATAGGCAAAGTAACGCAGGTGATTGGCCCCGTTGTGGACGTGAGTTTTGAAGGGGAAGGCAATCGCTTACCAGCTATCCTTGACGCTTTGGCAGTAACCAAGCCCAACGGACAAACGGTAGTTTTGGAATGTCAGCAGCACCTTGGCGAAGACCGCGTGCGCACCATCGCGATGGATAGTACAGAAGGTATCCAACGTGGAATGGAAGTAACAAACATGGGTGGCCCCATCTTGATGCCCATCGGCGACGATATCAAAGGCCGTCTATTTAACGTAGTAGGTGATCCTATCGACGGACTAAAGCCTGTTGATAAGTCAAACGGACTTTCGATTCACCGCGCTGCTCCTAAGTTTGAGGATTTGGCAACTGCTACCGAAGTACTTTATACAGGTATCAAAGTAATCGACTTGTTGGCTCCTTACGTAAAAGGGGGGAAAATCGGTCTCTTTGGTGGTGCGGGTGTAGGTAAAACCGTATTGATTCAAGAGCTTATCAACAACATTGCAAAGGCATACGCAGGTTTGTCGGTATTTGCAGGGGTGGGTGAGCGTACACGTGAAGGAAACGACCTTATGCGTGAAATGATTGAAGCTGGTATCATGAAATACGGAGAAGGCTTCAAACACAGCATGGAAGAAGGTGGCTGGGATTTGAGCAAAGTTGACTACGACGTACTCAAAGATTCACAAGCTACGTTCGTGTTTGGTCAGATGAACGAACCTCCAGGAGCGCGTGCTCGTGTGGCATTGTCAGGTTTGACAATCGCTGAGTACTTCCGCGACGGAGACGGTACAGGCCAAGGCCGCGATATTCTTTTCTTTATTGATAACATCTTCCGCTTTACACAAGCAGGTTCTGAGGTATCAGCCCTTTTAGGACGTATGCCATCAGCGGTAGGTTACCAACCTACACTTGCTACGGAAATGGGTGCCATGCAAGAGCGTATCACGTCAACAAAACGTGGTTCAATTACATCTGTACAGGCCGTTTACGTACCTGCCGATGACTTGACTGACCCTGCTCCAGCAACGACATTTGCCCACTTGGACGCAACAACGGTATTGAGCCGTAAAATTGCTGAGTTGGGTATCTATCCTGCGGTAGATCCACTAGATTCAACAAGCCGTATTCTTTCGGCCGAAACCCTTGGTGATGCACACTACAACTGTGCACAGCGCGTAAAACAAATCTTGCAACGCTACAAAGAATTGCAAGACATCATCGCCATCTTGGGTATGGAAGAATTGTCGGAAGAAGATAAGCAAACGGTAAACCGCGCTCGTCGTGTACAACGTTTCTTGTCACAACCATTCTTCGTAGCCGAGCAGTTTACAGGTTTGAAAGGTGTATTGGTTGATATCAACGATACCATCAAAGGCTTTAACCAAATCATCGACGGAGCTTACGATCACCTTCCTGAGTCGGCCTTCAACTTGGTTGGTACCATCGAAGATGCTATCGAAAAAGGTGAGCGTTTGTTGAAAGAAGCGGCTGGCAAATAA
- a CDS encoding endonuclease/exonuclease/phosphatase family protein yields MKLYLQLSASFLLMATLLPFVRSDYWTFRVVEFPRLQKFFLGLVVLGLYATVMSVASWLDWGVVVSLVAMLGYLAWQVYPFTPFAPKQLIKTRIINADRTLSLMMWNVYQYNRNAARFLRLAQKVDSDVILLAETDLWWQENVRSLEEKYPHLVHVPLENTYGMLLYSKLPLLEAKVHYLVEEGIPSIHAKIQLRSAEEVQLFCIHPTPPVPQENPRSTERDKELLLIAELAKTSTKPVVVCGDLNDVAWSYTTDLFQKMSGLLDPRRGRGFFNTFHAKIPFLRFPLDHVFCSTDFTLIKVARLQNSGSDHFPMYIKLQYEPKAVLVHDEPQPTAEEEQVAQEKIEKETRDEGPATE; encoded by the coding sequence TTGAAACTCTATTTGCAACTATCGGCGAGCTTCCTGCTCATGGCAACCTTGCTTCCGTTTGTCCGAAGTGATTATTGGACTTTTCGGGTAGTAGAATTTCCGCGTTTGCAGAAATTTTTCCTTGGGCTAGTGGTGCTTGGTTTGTATGCCACTGTCATGTCGGTGGCGTCGTGGTTGGATTGGGGAGTGGTTGTATCGCTCGTAGCGATGCTGGGATACTTGGCTTGGCAAGTGTATCCGTTTACGCCTTTTGCCCCAAAACAACTCATTAAAACGCGCATCATCAACGCCGACCGCACTTTGAGTTTGATGATGTGGAACGTGTATCAGTACAACCGCAATGCTGCCCGTTTTCTTCGACTTGCCCAAAAGGTAGATTCTGACGTTATTTTATTGGCGGAGACAGACTTGTGGTGGCAAGAAAATGTGCGCTCCTTGGAAGAAAAGTACCCGCACCTAGTGCATGTTCCGTTGGAAAATACTTATGGAATGCTTCTTTACTCCAAACTACCGCTGCTGGAGGCAAAGGTGCATTATTTGGTTGAAGAAGGTATTCCTTCGATTCATGCCAAAATACAGCTTCGTTCGGCCGAAGAAGTACAATTGTTTTGTATTCATCCGACCCCGCCCGTTCCACAAGAAAATCCCCGCTCGACGGAAAGAGATAAAGAACTATTACTCATTGCCGAACTTGCCAAAACGAGTACAAAGCCTGTTGTTGTTTGCGGAGATTTGAACGACGTAGCGTGGAGTTACACCACCGATTTGTTTCAGAAAATGAGCGGCTTACTCGACCCGCGCCGTGGCAGAGGTTTCTTCAATACTTTTCATGCTAAAATTCCTTTTTTGCGTTTTCCGCTCGATCACGTTTTTTGTTCCACCGATTTTACACTCATCAAAGTAGCTCGCCTTCAAAACAGTGGTTCCGATCATTTTCCGATGTACATAAAACTACAGTACGAACCTAAGGCTGTTTTGGTACACGACGAGCCGCAGCCGACAGCGGAAGAAGAGCAAGTAGCCCAAGAAAAGATAGAGAAAGAAACGCGAGATGAAGGTCCCGCTACTGAATAG
- a CDS encoding ATP-binding protein: MKFPTIDIYSQKNVYQLFIGVNLALIGIASIFYTYNIVDNLDTREHRQLAIFAQLIEYQANHPDLTEDYTKLFEIVRENIKQSRIPTVLVSEDMLPQGDINLDIPSNVSEAEHTKLLKEAFEEMKEENPPIVVDVMGTKQYIYYSDSPLLVQMRYYPYAQLLSLLVLAFLAYLIFSSSRAAEQNRVWVGLAKETAHQLGTPIASLMGWVSFFRTDPDRYPEEYTREIEKDINRLEMITARFSSIGSAPTMKYEKMVEVLGPFLDYLKRRISTKVKLQFINELDTERSMYLNRNLFEWVVENICKNAVDAMTGAGELNVRMFALNKQEVAIDISDTGKGIPRGSWQKVFKPGVSTKKRGWGLGLTLAKRIVEEYHGGKLYVKSSEVGKGTTFRIILRR, translated from the coding sequence ATGAAATTTCCAACGATAGACATTTACAGCCAAAAAAACGTGTACCAATTATTTATTGGTGTCAACTTGGCGCTTATCGGCATCGCTTCGATTTTTTATACCTACAACATCGTTGACAACCTCGATACCCGCGAGCATCGGCAACTCGCCATATTTGCGCAACTTATTGAATACCAAGCCAATCACCCCGACTTAACCGAAGATTACACCAAACTTTTCGAAATCGTCAGGGAAAATATCAAACAGAGTCGAATCCCTACGGTATTGGTCAGTGAAGACATGCTCCCCCAGGGTGACATCAATCTCGACATTCCCAGCAACGTTTCGGAAGCTGAACACACCAAACTTTTGAAGGAAGCCTTTGAAGAAATGAAAGAGGAAAATCCTCCTATTGTGGTTGACGTCATGGGGACAAAACAATACATTTATTACAGCGACTCTCCCCTGTTGGTACAAATGCGCTATTACCCCTACGCCCAGCTTCTAAGCTTGCTCGTGTTGGCATTTTTGGCGTACCTCATTTTCAGTTCATCAAGGGCTGCCGAACAAAACCGCGTATGGGTAGGGCTCGCTAAGGAAACTGCTCACCAGCTGGGCACGCCCATTGCGTCGTTGATGGGTTGGGTGTCATTTTTCCGAACCGACCCCGACCGCTATCCTGAAGAATACACCCGCGAAATTGAGAAGGACATCAACCGACTCGAAATGATTACGGCCCGTTTTTCCAGCATCGGTTCGGCTCCTACCATGAAGTACGAAAAGATGGTCGAAGTCCTCGGCCCATTCTTAGATTACCTCAAGCGGCGCATTTCTACAAAAGTCAAACTACAGTTTATCAACGAGTTAGACACTGAGCGCTCGATGTACCTCAACCGCAATCTGTTTGAATGGGTGGTCGAAAATATTTGTAAAAATGCCGTCGATGCCATGACGGGCGCAGGTGAGCTTAACGTCCGAATGTTTGCCCTCAACAAGCAAGAAGTAGCTATCGACATCAGTGATACGGGAAAAGGGATTCCGCGCGGCAGTTGGCAAAAAGTTTTTAAACCTGGTGTAAGTACCAAAAAACGAGGCTGGGGGCTAGGTCTAACGCTGGCCAAACGGATAGTGGAGGAATACCACGGCGGGAAATTATACGTCAAATCGTCCGAAGTAGGCAAAGGCACTACCTTCCGAATCATATTACGAAGGTAA
- the hemA gene encoding glutamyl-tRNA reductase, with protein MEYLQFRSVGISYKTAPLEIREQIALNEDEAKGLMLKVQEFFGGTDILVVSTCNRTEIYYNAAANYNVDIAKLLLIQKGLTNTEAYLSYFIDYTEQNQAARHLFEVATGLHSQVVGDMQIPNQVKHAYQWSVDLGMAGPFLHRLLHTIFFANKRVAQETSFRDGAASTSYVAVELIEHATALKANPSILVLGVGEIGTDVCRNLKEKEYTNITVVNRTRAKAEQLANELGFGVADFENVEEEILKADVVISSILRDEPFINKALLQKKSLHSFKYVVDLSVPRSVSSDAEQVPGVIVYNIDNIQAKANEALDRRLASVPQVQTIIEQALDEFSDWSKEMVVSPTIQKLKNALEQIRQEEMARFMKNLNEDEAAKIDKITSSMMQKIIKLPVLQLKAACKRGEAETLIDVLNDLFNLEQQPERR; from the coding sequence ATGGAATATTTACAGTTTAGAAGCGTTGGCATTTCGTATAAAACAGCCCCACTAGAGATTCGTGAGCAAATTGCATTAAATGAAGATGAAGCCAAAGGCTTGATGCTCAAAGTGCAAGAGTTCTTCGGTGGGACAGATATTTTGGTGGTTTCGACTTGTAACCGTACTGAAATCTATTACAATGCAGCGGCCAATTACAACGTTGATATTGCTAAATTACTTCTTATTCAAAAGGGTTTAACCAATACCGAAGCCTATCTCTCTTATTTCATAGACTATACCGAGCAAAACCAAGCTGCTCGTCACTTGTTTGAAGTAGCCACGGGGCTCCACTCGCAAGTAGTAGGCGATATGCAAATTCCGAACCAAGTAAAACACGCCTATCAGTGGTCGGTTGACTTGGGCATGGCGGGGCCATTTTTGCACCGTTTGCTTCACACTATTTTCTTTGCCAACAAGCGCGTTGCTCAAGAAACGTCCTTCCGCGATGGTGCCGCTTCTACTTCGTACGTGGCAGTAGAGTTAATCGAACACGCAACTGCGTTGAAAGCAAATCCGTCGATTCTGGTATTGGGCGTTGGGGAAATTGGAACCGACGTTTGCCGCAATTTGAAAGAAAAAGAATACACAAATATCACGGTAGTTAACCGTACTCGGGCTAAAGCGGAGCAGCTGGCCAATGAGCTTGGTTTTGGCGTGGCTGATTTTGAGAATGTAGAAGAGGAAATCCTCAAAGCAGACGTGGTGATTTCGTCGATTTTGCGCGATGAGCCTTTTATCAATAAAGCCCTTCTTCAAAAGAAATCACTTCATTCGTTCAAATATGTGGTCGATTTGTCGGTACCTCGCAGCGTGTCTTCGGATGCGGAGCAAGTCCCTGGGGTAATTGTGTATAACATCGATAATATTCAGGCCAAAGCCAACGAAGCGCTTGACCGTCGTTTGGCGTCGGTACCGCAGGTGCAAACAATCATCGAACAAGCCCTCGATGAGTTTAGCGATTGGTCGAAAGAAATGGTGGTGTCACCGACGATTCAAAAGCTGAAAAATGCCCTTGAGCAGATTCGTCAGGAGGAAATGGCGCGTTTTATGAAAAACTTGAACGAGGACGAAGCCGCCAAAATTGACAAGATTACGTCGAGCATGATGCAAAAAATCATCAAGCTGCCCGTGCTTCAACTAAAAGCTGCCTGTAAACGTGGCGAAGCAGAGACGTTGATTGACGTGCTAAACGACTTATTCAACCTTGAGCAACAACCAGAACGGCGTTAG
- a CDS encoding P1 family peptidase, which yields MVAFSFSFYGKAQRARDLGLRIGVLPTGKLNAITDVNGVKVGHTTLSVGDSVRTGVTAILPHDGNLFQQKVPAAIELGNGFGKLAGYSQVTELGNLETPIVLTNTLSVPAGSAALVDWTLQQKGNENVRSVNPVVGETNDSYLNDIRGRHVKTSDVLQAIQRATTTNQEEGCVGAGTGTVCFGWKGGIGTSSRKLPQKLGGYTVGVLVQTNFGGVLEVAGAPVGVELGKYSFKETLDKSGDGSCMIVVATDAPLDARNLKRLAKRALLGLGKTGGIMANGSGDYVIAFSTAYRIPHESSSPLETYPLLRNDDTSPLFLAAMEATEEAIINSLFMAQTTKGHQGHTIERLPIAKTLEILKKYGKVK from the coding sequence ATGGTGGCATTTTCGTTCTCTTTTTACGGAAAAGCCCAGCGTGCTCGCGATTTAGGATTAAGAATCGGGGTACTTCCCACGGGTAAACTAAATGCCATTACCGACGTCAATGGCGTTAAAGTAGGCCATACGACCCTGTCCGTTGGTGACAGCGTCCGAACGGGAGTTACGGCCATTTTACCGCACGACGGCAACCTTTTTCAACAAAAAGTACCCGCTGCGATTGAGTTAGGGAATGGCTTTGGCAAATTGGCGGGTTATAGCCAAGTCACTGAATTGGGCAACCTCGAAACGCCTATCGTACTGACCAACACATTGAGCGTCCCTGCTGGCAGTGCTGCCTTGGTGGATTGGACGTTGCAACAAAAAGGAAACGAAAATGTACGGTCGGTGAATCCCGTCGTCGGTGAGACCAACGATAGTTACTTAAATGACATACGAGGTCGCCACGTCAAAACCTCCGATGTCCTTCAAGCCATCCAACGCGCCACAACTACCAACCAAGAAGAAGGCTGCGTGGGAGCAGGAACGGGTACGGTATGTTTTGGCTGGAAAGGGGGAATTGGGACGTCATCACGCAAGCTCCCCCAAAAACTGGGAGGCTATACAGTGGGCGTTTTGGTACAAACCAATTTTGGTGGGGTTTTGGAAGTGGCAGGCGCACCCGTTGGCGTGGAATTGGGTAAGTATTCGTTCAAAGAAACCCTCGATAAATCGGGCGATGGTTCTTGCATGATTGTAGTAGCTACCGATGCCCCCTTAGACGCTCGAAACCTCAAACGCTTGGCAAAACGCGCCTTGTTAGGATTAGGAAAAACAGGAGGAATTATGGCCAACGGCAGCGGAGATTACGTTATTGCCTTTTCGACAGCGTATCGGATTCCGCACGAATCCAGCTCTCCGCTCGAAACGTACCCTCTCCTGCGCAACGACGACACCTCACCGTTGTTTCTAGCCGCGATGGAAGCCACCGAAGAAGCCATCATCAATTCGTTGTTTATGGCTCAAACGACCAAAGGCCACCAAGGACATACCATCGAGCGATTGCCCATTGCTAAAACACTCGAAATTTTGAAAAAATACGGAAAAGTGAAGTAG
- a CDS encoding plastocyanin/azurin family copper-binding protein: MKKGIAYSLIVLLTSVLAGQAQNRPMTEEDYYRIVTLPIPETVQLEVGGLAVLPDGRLAASTRRGEVWMITNPYLKGSGQPSYKRFAHGLHEPLGLLYRPDGSFLLSQRGEITHLVDSDNDGVADIYESFYKWPLSGNYHEYSYGPVQAPNGDLLVTLNLDWIGRGASLAKWRGWLLKFDDKANMTPIATGLRSPAGYVALQNGDMFYTENQGDWVGSGRMTHLESGDFAGNPAGLRWSQEPESPVKLKTEDIPDTGEPLYEVAKRVPGLKAPAVWFPHTLMGISTSDIREDMTKGAFGPFEGQLFVGDQGHSKIMRVMLEKVKGRWQGICFPFREGFQSGILRMVWGLDGSMFVGQTSRGWSATGKDNFGIQRLVWTGKTPFEMKTVKATPDGFEVEFTLPVDKKTAQDAASYQFNTFTYKYHRTYGSPIIRASERVIKHIQVADNGLKARIVLDSLKLGYIHEIKAEGIRSAAGLPLLHNVGYYTLNEIPDGEKIPTSQWNVVAPAKMADANAHAGHTMPAATTTTPAKASNSPKRIVEQPADWSNGPDQVIILGTKPGLKFDLADVQVKAGSKIKWVFNNNDDMLHNCVLVKPGTANPTGEAAIKLGLKGPDMQYVPKSANVLFHTNILQPETSETIYFIAPSEPGDYTFLCTFPGHHTLMQGKMKVTK; this comes from the coding sequence ATGAAAAAAGGAATTGCTTATTCTCTCATTGTTTTGTTAACGTCGGTACTTGCAGGGCAGGCCCAAAACCGCCCCATGACCGAAGAAGACTATTACCGTATTGTTACCCTGCCTATCCCCGAAACAGTCCAATTGGAAGTGGGTGGATTGGCCGTCTTACCCGACGGGCGTCTTGCGGCTTCTACGCGCCGTGGTGAAGTGTGGATGATTACCAATCCCTACCTCAAAGGCTCGGGGCAGCCTTCTTACAAACGTTTTGCCCACGGCCTTCACGAACCACTTGGGTTGTTGTACCGCCCCGATGGTTCATTTTTGTTATCTCAACGCGGCGAAATCACGCACCTTGTTGATTCAGATAACGATGGCGTTGCTGACATTTACGAATCGTTTTACAAATGGCCACTGTCGGGAAATTATCACGAATATTCGTACGGCCCTGTTCAAGCGCCCAACGGTGACTTGCTCGTTACACTCAACCTCGACTGGATTGGCCGTGGCGCGAGTTTAGCCAAATGGCGCGGCTGGTTGCTAAAGTTCGACGATAAAGCTAACATGACGCCTATTGCAACGGGGCTTCGTTCACCAGCGGGCTACGTTGCCCTACAAAATGGCGACATGTTTTATACCGAAAACCAAGGTGACTGGGTAGGTTCAGGGCGTATGACCCACCTCGAATCGGGTGATTTTGCGGGAAATCCCGCAGGTTTGCGCTGGAGCCAAGAGCCCGAATCACCCGTTAAGCTCAAAACAGAAGACATTCCCGATACGGGCGAGCCGCTTTACGAAGTAGCCAAGCGCGTTCCAGGCTTGAAAGCTCCCGCTGTATGGTTTCCGCACACATTGATGGGAATTTCTACCTCCGATATTCGCGAAGACATGACCAAAGGAGCCTTTGGGCCTTTTGAAGGACAATTGTTTGTCGGCGACCAAGGACACAGCAAAATCATGCGTGTTATGCTCGAAAAAGTAAAAGGACGCTGGCAAGGAATCTGTTTCCCGTTCCGCGAAGGATTTCAGTCGGGAATTTTGAGAATGGTTTGGGGGCTTGATGGCTCTATGTTTGTGGGGCAAACGAGCCGTGGCTGGTCAGCGACGGGCAAAGACAATTTTGGGATTCAACGCTTGGTTTGGACGGGAAAAACACCGTTTGAAATGAAAACCGTGAAAGCTACACCCGATGGTTTTGAAGTAGAATTTACGTTGCCCGTTGACAAAAAAACGGCCCAAGATGCGGCTTCGTATCAGTTCAATACATTTACCTACAAATACCATCGCACCTACGGTAGCCCCATCATTCGTGCTTCTGAGCGGGTGATTAAGCACATTCAGGTTGCGGACAACGGCCTCAAAGCGCGCATTGTGTTGGATAGCTTAAAACTTGGCTACATCCACGAAATCAAAGCCGAGGGTATTCGCTCGGCGGCAGGTTTACCTCTTTTGCACAATGTAGGTTACTATACATTAAACGAAATTCCTGACGGTGAAAAAATCCCAACGTCGCAATGGAACGTGGTAGCGCCCGCCAAAATGGCCGATGCCAACGCCCACGCGGGTCATACCATGCCTGCTGCTACTACAACCACTCCCGCCAAAGCCAGCAATAGCCCCAAACGGATAGTTGAGCAGCCTGCTGATTGGAGCAATGGCCCCGACCAAGTGATTATTTTGGGAACCAAACCTGGATTGAAGTTTGACCTTGCCGATGTACAAGTGAAAGCAGGAAGTAAAATCAAGTGGGTTTTCAACAACAACGACGACATGCTTCACAACTGCGTCCTTGTAAAACCTGGTACCGCTAATCCAACGGGCGAAGCGGCGATTAAGCTCGGTCTCAAAGGCCCTGACATGCAGTACGTTCCCAAATCAGCGAATGTATTGTTTCACACCAATATTCTCCAACCAGAAACCAGCGAAACCATTTATTTTATCGCTCCTTCTGAACCTGGCGATTACACTTTCCTTTGTACTTTTCCTGGGCATCATACCTTGATGCAAGGTAAAATGAAAGTGACCAAGTAA
- the mdh gene encoding malate dehydrogenase: MKITVVGAGAVGATCADNIARRQLAQEVVLLDIKEGLSEGKALDMFQTATLNGFDTKITGSTGDYEKTKGSDVVVITSGIPRKPGMTREELIGINAGIVKGVAENILKYSPKAIIIIVSNPMDTMTYLAFKELGLPKKRIIGMGGILDSARFKTYLSFAMNVSPNDLHGMVIGGHGDTTMIPLTRLATYNGIPVSRFLSEEKLQQVAADTMVGGATLTKLIGTSAWYAPGAAVATLVESIVRDQKRIFPCSVYLNGEYGQKDICMGVPVVIGAGGWEKIISLRLSESEKAAFAKSADAVRNMNNVLTSM, from the coding sequence ATGAAAATTACCGTAGTAGGTGCAGGTGCAGTAGGTGCAACTTGTGCTGACAACATCGCCCGCCGCCAATTGGCTCAAGAAGTAGTATTGCTCGACATCAAAGAAGGCTTATCGGAAGGTAAAGCCCTTGATATGTTCCAGACGGCTACTTTGAACGGGTTTGATACGAAAATCACAGGTTCAACAGGTGACTATGAAAAAACAAAAGGTTCGGACGTAGTTGTTATTACTTCAGGGATTCCTCGCAAGCCAGGTATGACGCGCGAAGAACTTATCGGTATCAATGCTGGCATCGTCAAAGGCGTAGCAGAAAACATTTTGAAATACTCTCCTAAAGCCATCATCATCATCGTTTCTAACCCAATGGATACGATGACATACTTGGCGTTCAAAGAGTTGGGCTTGCCTAAGAAGCGTATCATCGGTATGGGTGGTATCTTGGATAGCGCACGTTTCAAAACGTATTTGTCGTTTGCTATGAATGTTTCACCTAACGACCTCCACGGAATGGTAATCGGTGGCCACGGTGATACTACTATGATTCCTTTGACTCGTTTGGCGACATACAACGGTATCCCTGTGAGCCGTTTCTTGTCAGAAGAGAAATTGCAACAAGTAGCCGCTGACACAATGGTGGGTGGTGCTACTTTGACAAAATTGATTGGTACTTCGGCTTGGTATGCACCAGGTGCAGCAGTAGCAACGTTGGTAGAAAGCATCGTACGTGACCAAAAGCGTATCTTCCCTTGCTCAGTTTATCTCAATGGCGAGTATGGCCAAAAAGACATCTGCATGGGTGTGCCAGTGGTAATCGGTGCAGGTGGCTGGGAAAAAATCATCAGCCTTCGTTTGAGCGAGTCAGAAAAAGCTGCCTTTGCAAAATCAGCAGATGCTGTTCGCAACATGAACAACGTGCTTACCTCTATGTAA
- a CDS encoding glutathionylspermidine synthase family protein, producing the protein MIRTHYLNNSPETQLRNVGWDWMLGADTLPYLTNEAVAIKSYEAEAYYNAANELYEIYAEAAQHAIDRQLWKEMGIPENLIELVKLTWEDERHWHIYGRFDLAGGVGREPIKLIEFNADTATCIPETAVVQWAHLKANQMDESKQFNNVYEALKTQFSELRQRNRHLNPTLLFSTMRDALEDDTNVAVLGEAAREAGFDVEFSYIDEIEFSPTDGIFKQNPQNGQFESFDFWFKLVPWEYIGYEEPELADLLTSIVKNGKAVIVNPAYTLLFQSKYILKLLWDLYPNHPLLLPTSLQPFTDKTSVEKVLFGREGANVRIIESNGAVVSSAEGDYGDYEKVYQEYVEFSRDSLGKRYQAGVFWAGEGCGLGYRRGGKIIDNTAQFVGHVVE; encoded by the coding sequence ATGATACGAACACATTATTTGAATAATAGCCCCGAAACTCAACTTCGTAACGTGGGTTGGGATTGGATGCTCGGAGCTGATACGCTGCCTTACCTGACCAACGAGGCGGTAGCTATCAAATCGTACGAGGCCGAGGCGTATTACAACGCCGCCAACGAACTCTACGAAATTTATGCCGAAGCGGCGCAGCACGCCATCGACCGTCAGCTTTGGAAAGAAATGGGGATTCCCGAAAATTTGATTGAACTGGTCAAACTGACGTGGGAAGACGAGCGTCATTGGCACATTTATGGTCGGTTTGACTTGGCGGGAGGGGTAGGACGCGAGCCTATCAAACTCATTGAGTTTAACGCCGATACCGCTACTTGTATTCCCGAAACGGCCGTAGTGCAGTGGGCGCACCTCAAAGCCAACCAAATGGACGAGAGTAAGCAGTTTAACAACGTTTATGAGGCATTGAAGACGCAGTTTTCGGAACTTCGTCAGCGCAACCGCCACTTAAACCCGACCTTGTTGTTTTCGACCATGCGCGACGCCCTCGAAGACGATACCAATGTAGCTGTGCTCGGCGAAGCCGCGCGAGAGGCGGGTTTTGACGTGGAGTTTAGCTACATCGACGAGATTGAGTTTTCGCCTACCGACGGGATTTTTAAACAGAATCCTCAAAATGGGCAATTTGAATCCTTCGATTTTTGGTTCAAACTCGTACCGTGGGAGTACATTGGTTACGAAGAACCTGAGTTGGCAGATTTGCTGACAAGCATCGTCAAAAACGGGAAAGCTGTCATTGTCAACCCTGCTTATACTTTGCTTTTTCAGTCGAAATACATTTTAAAGTTACTCTGGGATTTGTACCCCAATCACCCGCTGTTGCTGCCGACCTCGTTACAGCCTTTTACGGACAAAACCAGCGTGGAAAAGGTGCTTTTTGGACGGGAAGGGGCCAATGTTCGAATCATTGAAAGCAACGGAGCCGTTGTTTCGTCGGCAGAAGGTGATTACGGAGATTACGAAAAAGTCTATCAGGAGTACGTCGAATTTTCGCGCGATTCGCTCGGGAAACGCTACCAAGCGGGCGTTTTTTGGGCGGGAGAAGGTTGTGGTTTGGGCTACCGTCGCGGCGGCAAAATCATCGACAATACTGCCCAGTTTGTGGGACATGTGGTGGAGTAG